The following proteins come from a genomic window of Pyxidicoccus sp. MSG2:
- a CDS encoding glutathione peroxidase, whose translation MSQNLYEIPLTSIQGTAQTLERFKGKVLLVVNVASKCGLTPQYEGLEKLYERKHAEGLEVLGFPSNDFLGQEPGTEAEIQEFCKLTYDVKFPLFSKVTVVGDKKHPLYRELTHAFPAATGEGPMRARLQGYGINPNPVPEVQWNFEKFLIGRDGRVAGRFTPDVTADDPRLVQAIDAELAKQA comes from the coding sequence ATGAGCCAGAACCTCTACGAAATCCCCCTTACCTCCATCCAAGGCACCGCGCAGACCCTCGAGCGGTTCAAGGGCAAGGTCCTGTTGGTGGTCAACGTGGCCTCCAAGTGCGGGCTGACGCCCCAGTACGAAGGTCTGGAGAAGCTCTACGAGCGCAAGCACGCCGAGGGGCTGGAGGTGCTGGGCTTTCCGTCGAACGACTTCCTCGGCCAGGAGCCGGGAACCGAGGCGGAGATCCAGGAGTTCTGCAAGCTGACCTACGACGTGAAGTTCCCGCTGTTCTCGAAGGTCACGGTGGTGGGCGACAAGAAGCACCCGCTCTACCGCGAGCTGACCCACGCCTTCCCCGCGGCCACGGGAGAAGGACCGATGCGCGCGCGGCTCCAGGGCTACGGAATCAATCCGAATCCGGTCCCCGAGGTGCAGTGGAACTTCGAGAAGTTCCTCATCGGTCGGGATGGCCGCGTCGCGGGCCGCTTCACCCCGGACGTGACGGCGGACGACCCCCGCCTCGTCCAGGCCATCGACGCCGAGCTGGCGAAGCAGGCCTGA
- a CDS encoding peptidylprolyl isomerase, translated as MSYIGYSRWLVVTLALMGCEGRRSEDARGSVADAGAVSGDVVARYTGGVITREELVRESGRLPPALREQFESPVGQEEFARSLVDKRLLVEEARRRGLAQQQDLARQVRELEERLLVQALLAEEERGAGPATEPELRAWYDAHRSELRQPERIHLARVLASAGGGSAAERSRARARAEEFARRLRAGEPLARVQSAGDGPERARAGDMGLFARGELKDARLEEAAFALRTSGQVSAVVETAEGFAVLQLLERRVERIPPFEEVRAEVEGRVAPSRQRRVFDALRARLRGAADVHVEVSARP; from the coding sequence TTGTCATACATCGGGTACAGCCGCTGGCTCGTCGTGACGCTCGCGCTGATGGGGTGCGAGGGGCGTCGGTCCGAGGACGCCCGTGGCTCCGTGGCGGACGCCGGCGCGGTGTCTGGCGACGTGGTCGCCCGGTACACGGGCGGCGTCATCACCCGTGAGGAGCTGGTGCGTGAGTCGGGGAGGCTGCCTCCGGCGCTGCGCGAGCAGTTCGAGAGTCCGGTGGGGCAGGAGGAGTTCGCCCGCTCGCTGGTGGACAAGCGACTGCTGGTGGAGGAGGCGCGGCGTCGCGGGCTCGCGCAGCAGCAGGACCTCGCCCGGCAGGTGCGGGAGCTGGAGGAGCGGCTCCTCGTGCAGGCGCTGCTGGCGGAGGAGGAGCGCGGCGCGGGGCCCGCGACGGAGCCGGAGCTGCGCGCCTGGTACGACGCGCACCGGTCCGAGCTGCGCCAGCCGGAGCGCATCCATCTGGCGCGCGTGCTGGCGTCCGCCGGTGGAGGCAGTGCCGCGGAGCGCTCGCGAGCGCGGGCCCGGGCAGAGGAGTTCGCGCGACGCCTGCGGGCTGGGGAGCCCCTGGCGCGCGTGCAGTCCGCCGGAGACGGGCCCGAGCGGGCCCGGGCGGGGGACATGGGGCTGTTCGCCCGGGGCGAGCTGAAGGACGCACGGCTGGAGGAAGCAGCCTTCGCGCTGCGCACCTCCGGGCAGGTGTCCGCGGTGGTGGAGACGGCGGAAGGGTTCGCCGTGCTCCAGCTCCTCGAGCGGCGGGTGGAGCGCATTCCTCCGTTCGAGGAGGTGCGCGCGGAAGTCGAAGGGCGGGTGGCGCCGTCGCGCCAGCGCCGGGTGTTCGATGCGTTGCGGGCGCGCCTGAGGGGCGCCGCGGATGTGCACGTCGAGGTATCAGCGCGTCCCTGA
- a CDS encoding peptidylprolyl isomerase gives MSPFKPMLAAAVFLVCACKGSGGSEASGGKPDPVVAKVGDGVITASGFQARLEEQPPVLRSRYTSLASKKEFLDNLVRFELLVQEARRQGLEQDPEVKATLEKLIVQRLMQKHAATAAATPLTDEELRKYYQEHLGEFVRPEKVRVSQVFLASASNDAKRAAVKAEADTLLGEVKRQEAGPVKVAFTELARTRSDDAASKEAAGDLGYQTREELAAKWGQAVADAAFGLHALGELGQVASERGLHLLKLTGRQPGLEQSFDTVRPRIESRLQMEKRSRLMDDLVTSLRSKTKVEVDEQVLGGISVTADGAGSARPATP, from the coding sequence ATGAGTCCATTCAAACCCATGCTCGCAGCCGCCGTGTTTCTCGTCTGTGCCTGCAAGGGTTCGGGAGGGAGCGAGGCGTCCGGGGGCAAGCCGGACCCCGTGGTGGCGAAGGTGGGCGACGGCGTCATCACCGCGAGCGGGTTCCAGGCGCGGCTGGAGGAGCAGCCCCCGGTGCTTCGCTCCCGCTACACCTCGCTGGCGTCGAAGAAGGAGTTCCTCGACAACCTCGTGCGCTTCGAGCTGCTGGTGCAGGAGGCGCGCAGGCAGGGTCTGGAGCAGGACCCCGAGGTGAAGGCGACGCTGGAGAAGCTCATCGTGCAGCGGCTGATGCAGAAGCACGCGGCGACGGCGGCGGCCACGCCGCTCACGGACGAGGAGCTGCGCAAGTACTACCAGGAGCACCTGGGCGAATTCGTGCGGCCGGAGAAGGTCCGGGTGAGCCAGGTGTTCCTCGCCTCGGCGAGCAACGACGCGAAGCGCGCGGCGGTGAAGGCGGAGGCGGACACGCTGCTGGGTGAGGTGAAGCGCCAGGAGGCGGGGCCGGTGAAGGTGGCCTTCACGGAGCTGGCGCGCACGCGCTCGGACGACGCGGCCTCGAAGGAGGCCGCGGGAGACCTGGGCTACCAGACGCGCGAGGAGCTGGCGGCGAAGTGGGGGCAGGCGGTGGCGGACGCGGCCTTCGGGCTCCACGCCCTGGGCGAGCTGGGCCAGGTGGCCTCGGAGCGGGGCCTGCACCTGCTGAAGCTCACCGGGCGCCAGCCGGGACTGGAGCAGTCATTCGACACCGTCAGGCCGCGCATCGAGAGCCGGCTGCAGATGGAGAAGCGCTCGCGCCTCATGGATGACCTCGTCACCTCGCTCCGGAGCAAGACGAAGGTGGAGGTCGACGAGCAGGTGCTCGGTGGGATTTCCGTCACCGCGGACGGGGCCGGCTCGGCCCGCCCGGCGACGCCTTGA